A stretch of the Ananas comosus cultivar F153 linkage group 14, ASM154086v1, whole genome shotgun sequence genome encodes the following:
- the LOC109720405 gene encoding probable LRR receptor-like serine/threonine-protein kinase At1g56130, giving the protein MVVLRSPTSSPSPYCFNLLFTLCLFLFVGRATAQAKTDPSEVQALNTILGRWGKAASAAWNISGEPCSGAAIDSTSLDDPNFNPAIKCDCSYNNMTTCHITQLKVSVLDVVGPIPEELQNLTYLSNLNLAQNYLTGPLPAFIGNFSAMQYLSVAANALSGPIPKELGKLRNLLSLSVLANHFNGSIPPELGNLTSLQQLYISSSGLSGELPSTLSNLENLQILWVSDNNFTGQIPDFIGSWIDMTALRLQGNSFEGPIPSSLSNLSKLTDLRIGDIMSGSSSLDFISNMTSLSNLVLRNCKISDTILSSFGQFINLLKLDLSFNNITGQLPPPLFSLSSLSYLFLGNNSLSGSLPAQKSTSLLNIDLSYNQLSGSFPSWVSQPNLKLNLVANNFVIDSSNNSILPSGLNCLQRNTPCYLGSPIYSSFGINCGGSKDITASDGTVYEIDDAALSAASYYVTGSTKWGVSNVGNFADASNASYIIASLSQFQNTLTPELFQTARMSPSSLRYYGIGLQNGNYTVRLQFAEIAFPNPPTWESVGRRVFDVYIQGDLKAKDLDVRKEAGGTSFKAVVKTFVAPVTNNFLEIHFFWAGKGTCCIPTQGYYGPFISALSVSPYDFTPNVPNELPSTGSKSKTGLVVGLVVGIAVLGLLVIVGVFVLWRRKQRPGMDDDEFLGFVGKPDIFSYAELRSATEGFSPENILGQGGFGAVYKGKLSDGRIVGVKQLSVTSHQGKRQFVTEIATISQVQHRNLVKLYGCCIEGNKPLLVYEYLENRSLDQAIFGNTSLHLDWMKRFEICLGVARGLAYLHEESSIRIVHRDVKASNILLDTDLNPKISDFGLAKLYDDKMTHISTRIAGTFGYLAPEYAMRGHLTEKADVFSFGVVALEVVTGRPNSDSSLEEEKVYLLDWAWHLYENKHAFEMVDPRLTSFNEEEAARVIGVALLCTQASPLQRPPMSTVVAMLAGNVEVSKVTTKPSYLTEYQFKDASRSYFSESSSGPSAQQPSSNQVSAPSGSRTGAHTTVKTPLPSQSLMSSIISEGR; this is encoded by the exons ATGGTGGTGTTGAGGTCTCCTACAAGTTCTCCTTCTCCATATtgctttaatttgttgttcACTCTTTGCCTCTTCCTGTTTGTGGGAAGGGCCACTGCTCAAGCCAAGACAGATCCTTCTGAAG TGCAAGCACTGAATACGATACTCGGGAGATGGGGGAAGGCGGCGTCGGCGGCTTGGAACATCAGCGGCGAACCATGCAGTGGCGCCGCCATCGACTCGACCAGCTTGGACGATCCGAACTTCAACCCGGCCATCAAGTGTGACTGCTCCTACAACAACATGACTACTTGCCACATTACCCAGCT GAAAGTATCTGTTTTAGATGTGGTTGGACCAATCCCAGAGGAGCTTCAGAATCTCACTTATCTATCTAACCT GAACTTGGCACAAAACTACTTGACAGGCCCTTTACCAGCATTCATCGGAAATTTTTCTGCAATGCAATATCT GTCTGTAGCAGCTAATGCTTTATCTGGGCCTATCCCAAAGGAGCTCGGAAAGCTTCGGAATCTCCTATCACT GAGTGTTCTTGCTAATCATTTTAACGGCTCTATTCCTCCAGAGCTTGGGAATTTAACCAGTCTGCAGCAACT ATACATTAGTAGTTCAGGCCTCAGTGGTGAACTTCCATCGACATTGTCTAATCTGGAAAACTTGCAGATCCT ATGGGTTTCGGACAACAATTTCACCGGACAAATTCCTGATTTTATTGGGAGCTGGATAGATATGACTGCCTT GAGATTACAAGGCAATTCTTTCGAAGGTCCAATTCCTTCAAGCCTATCCAATCTTAGTAAATTGACGGACTT ACGTATAGGTGATATAATGAGTGGAAGCTCTTCTTTGGACTTCATCAGTAACATGACATCTTTGAGCAACCT GGTACTGAGGAACTGCAAAATATCCGATACTATTCTTTCAAGCTTTGGACAGTTCATAAACCTGCTGAAATT GGATCTGAGCTTTAACAATATAACGGGTCAACTTCCTCCGCCCCTCTTCAGTTTGAGTTCGCTCAGCTACTT ATTTCTTGGAAACAATAGTCTTTCTGGTAGCTTACCAGCTCAGAAAAGCACCTCGCTTCTCAATAT CGATTTATCGTACAATCAGCTCTCAGGAAGCTTTCCTTCTTGGGTTAGTCAGCCGAATCTAAAATT GAACTTGGTGGCGAATAACTTTGTGATAGACAGCTCCAACAACAG CATTTTACCCTCAGGTTTAAACTGTcttcagcgaaatacaccatgTTATCTCGGTTCTCCTATCT ATTCATCCTTTGGAATAAATTGTGGTGGTAGTAAAGACATTACAGCTTCTGATGGAACTGTCTATGAGATTGATGATGCCGCTCTGTCAGCTGCATCATACTATGTGACAGGGTCAACCAAATGGGGTGTTAGCAATGTTGGGAACTTTGCGGACGCCTCGAACGCCAGCTATATAATAGCCAGTTTATCGCAGTTTCAAAATACATTAACTCCAGAACTGTTTCAGACTGCGAGGATGTCTCCTTCATCATTAAGATACTATGGTATTGGGCTTCAGAATGGAAATTACACTGTAAGGCTCCAATTCGCTGAAATTGCATTCCCCAACCCACCAACTTGGGAAAGTGTCGGAAGAAGAGTTTTTGATGTATACATTCAG GGAGATCTCAAAGCAAAAGATCTGGATGTAAGAAAGGAGGCTGGTGGGACATCATTTAAGGCTGTTGTCAAAACATTTGTCGCTCCAGTAACCAATAATTTCCTCGAAATTCATTTCTTTTGGGCGGGAAAAGGCACTTGCTGCATTCCTACGCAAGGCTACTATGGCCCATTCATCTCAGCTCTCAGTGTTTCTCCTTATG ACTTCACTCCAAATGTACCGAACGAACTACCAAGTACGGGCTCGAAGAGTAAAACAGGTTTGGTTGTAGGACTTGTAGTTGGAATCGCAGTCTTAGGTTTGTTGGTGATCGTTGGCGTTTTTGTTTTGTGGCGAAGGAAACAAAGGCCAGGCATGGATGATGATG aatttttgggttttgttgGAAAACCTGACATCTTCAGTTATGCTGAGTTACGGTCTGCTACAGAAGGCTTCAGTCCTGAAAATATTCTTGGACAAGGGGGATTTGGGGCAGTTTATAAG GGTAAACTATCTGATGGAAGAATAGTAGGTGTAAAGCAACTATCAGTAACATCTCATCAAGGAAAGCGCCAATTCGTGACTGAAATTGCGACTATATCCCAAGTCCAACATCGAAACCTTGTGAAGTTATACGGTTGCTGCATCGAGGGAAATAAGCCGCTATTGGTTTATGAATATCTTGAAAACAGAAGCCTTGATCAGGCAATCTTTG GGAATACTAGTTTGCATCTTGATTGGATGAAACGCTTTGAAATATGTTTGGGTGTCGCAAGAGGTCTTGCCTATCTACACGAGGAGTCCAGCATTAGAATTGTACATCGAGACGTCAAAGCCAGCAACATCCTGCTTGACACAGATCTTAACCCAAAAATCTCAGACTTTGGGCTCGCTAAGctttatgatgataaaatgactcACATTAGCACAAGAATTGCTGGAACATT TGGTTATCTCGCACCAGAGTATGCCATGAGAGGCCATCTGACTGAAAAAGCCGACGTGTTTTCATTCGGTGTCGTTGCCCTGGAAGTGGTAACTGGACGGCCAAATTCAGATTCGAGCCTTGAGGAGGAGAAGGTTTATCTTCTTGACTGG GCATGGCATTTATATGAGAACAAGCACGCGTTTGAAATGGTGGACCCAAGACTAACATCATTTAACGAGGAAGAGGCGGCTCGTGTTATCGGAGTTGCTCTTCTATGCACACAGGCGTCACCTCTGCAACGGCCACCGATGTCGACGGTTGTTGCCATGCTGGCGGGGAATGTCGAGGTGAGCAAGGTGACTACGAAGCCGAGCTACTTAACCGAGTATCAGTTCAAGGACGCAAGCAGAAGCTACTTCTCCGAGAGCTCCTCCGGACCGTCAGCGCAGCAACCGTCAAGCAACCAAGTTAGTGCACCATCGGGCTCGAGAACAGGAGCTCATACAACGGTCAAAACGCCGTTGCCTTCGCAATCGCTGATGAGCTCAATTATCAGTGAGGGAAGGTGA